In Streptomyces sp. RFCAC02, the following proteins share a genomic window:
- a CDS encoding SDR family oxidoreductase — protein MTTALVTGATAGIGAAFAHRLARDRHDLVLVARDRDALRRRAAELHDRHGVEVDVLRADLATDDGIAAVEERLADHARPVGLLVNNAGFGLRGRYLKAPVADELRMLKVHCEAVLRLTSAAAVPMQERGRGGVVNVASVAAFLPRGTYGASKAWVVQFTEGAARDLAGSGVRLMALCPGFVRTEFHGRAGMRTDSIPGWMWLDADRVVDAALRDLGRGRTVSIPDLRYRALMGAARLVPRSALGGISSRAGRKYGPKRGGTPDGA, from the coding sequence ATGACAACTGCTTTGGTGACGGGCGCCACCGCCGGGATCGGCGCCGCCTTCGCCCACCGGCTGGCCCGCGACCGGCACGACCTGGTGCTCGTCGCGCGGGACAGGGACGCGCTGCGGCGCCGGGCCGCGGAACTGCACGACCGGCACGGCGTCGAGGTGGACGTCCTGCGCGCCGACCTCGCCACCGACGACGGCATCGCGGCGGTCGAGGAACGGCTCGCCGACCACGCGCGGCCCGTCGGCCTCCTCGTCAACAACGCGGGGTTCGGGCTGCGCGGACGCTACCTCAAGGCGCCGGTCGCCGACGAGCTGCGGATGCTGAAGGTGCACTGCGAGGCCGTGCTGCGGCTCACCTCGGCCGCCGCCGTGCCGATGCAGGAGCGCGGGCGCGGCGGCGTGGTGAACGTGGCGTCGGTCGCGGCGTTCCTGCCGCGCGGGACGTACGGCGCGTCGAAGGCGTGGGTGGTGCAGTTCACGGAGGGCGCCGCCCGTGACCTCGCGGGCAGCGGGGTGCGGCTGATGGCGCTGTGTCCGGGGTTCGTGCGGACGGAGTTCCACGGCCGGGCGGGCATGCGGACCGACAGCATCCCGGGCTGGATGTGGCTCGACGCCGACCGCGTGGTGGACGCGGCGCTGCGGGACCTGGGGCGCGGCCGGACGGTCAGCATCCCCGACCTGCGCTACCGGGCGCTGATGGGTGCGGCCCGGCTCGTCCCGCGGAGCGCGCTCGGCGGCATCTCGTCACGGGCCGGCCGGAAGTACGGGCCGAAGCGGGGCGGGACACCGGACGGCGCGTGA
- a CDS encoding AAA family ATPase, producing the protein MLTRLEVHGFKNLLNLSIDFGPFTCIAGENGTGKSNVFDAIQFLSLLADQSMMEAAQEVRGVHGERHGDPRDLFWKGFAPGHHRMKFAAEMIVPLHTEDDFGRAAKATTTFLRYELEVGYQEPSGLDRFGRLTLLHETLSHITKGKAPQHLLFRHSAKQFRNVVIQGHRSGAPFISTTNEAGESVVRIHQDGGSRGQPKPAAASRAPATVVSTITSSDDPTILAARREMQSWRRLALEPSALRRSDRYVDPQVMGADGSHLPATLFRVAHGTPDADPGQVYARVAGRLSDLTGIHIRDLDVDQDEVRELLTVNVREVAGMTLPARSLSEGTLRFLALCVLLEDTSVRGLICMEEPENGIHPANLNAMVDLVQDLAVDPTEEPGTDNPFRQVLINTHSPGVVQLVNPEDLLFADTAIHQSENGSLNRALRLRPLAETWRTTRGGSDFVTKADVLPYLTTPVGAQLTLDWGVA; encoded by the coding sequence ATGCTGACCCGCCTCGAAGTCCACGGGTTCAAGAACCTGCTGAACCTGTCCATCGACTTCGGCCCCTTCACCTGCATCGCAGGAGAGAACGGCACCGGCAAGTCGAACGTTTTCGACGCCATCCAGTTCCTCTCCCTGCTCGCCGACCAGTCGATGATGGAGGCGGCGCAGGAAGTCCGCGGCGTGCACGGCGAGCGTCATGGCGACCCCCGTGACCTCTTCTGGAAGGGCTTCGCGCCCGGCCATCACCGGATGAAGTTCGCCGCCGAGATGATCGTCCCGCTGCACACGGAGGACGACTTCGGCCGGGCGGCGAAGGCCACGACCACGTTCCTGCGATATGAGCTCGAGGTGGGCTACCAGGAACCGTCCGGCCTGGACCGATTCGGTCGGCTCACCCTCCTGCACGAGACGCTGAGCCACATCACGAAGGGCAAGGCCCCCCAGCACCTCCTGTTCCGCCACAGCGCGAAACAGTTCCGCAACGTCGTGATCCAGGGTCACCGCAGCGGCGCCCCCTTCATCTCGACGACGAACGAAGCCGGTGAGTCGGTCGTCAGGATCCATCAGGACGGTGGCAGCCGGGGTCAGCCCAAGCCGGCCGCGGCGTCCCGGGCGCCCGCGACCGTCGTCTCCACCATCACCAGCAGTGACGACCCCACCATCCTGGCGGCTCGCCGCGAGATGCAGTCATGGCGACGGCTCGCTCTTGAGCCATCGGCTCTGCGCAGGTCCGACCGGTACGTCGACCCGCAGGTGATGGGCGCTGACGGCTCCCACTTGCCCGCGACGCTCTTCCGGGTGGCCCATGGCACCCCCGACGCGGACCCAGGCCAGGTGTACGCGAGAGTCGCGGGGCGCCTCTCGGACCTGACGGGTATCCATATCCGCGATCTGGACGTCGATCAGGACGAGGTCCGGGAGCTTCTCACAGTCAACGTGCGCGAGGTGGCCGGCATGACGCTGCCCGCACGCAGCCTGTCCGAGGGCACCCTGCGCTTCCTGGCTCTGTGCGTCCTGCTGGAAGACACGTCCGTGCGCGGTCTGATCTGCATGGAGGAGCCCGAGAACGGTATTCATCCCGCGAACCTCAACGCCATGGTCGACCTCGTCCAGGACCTTGCCGTCGACCCGACGGAGGAACCCGGGACGGACAACCCGTTCCGGCAGGTACTGATCAACACGCACTCCCCCGGCGTCGTGCAGCTCGTCAATCCCGAGGACCTCCTGTTCGCCGACACCGCGATTCACCAGTCCGAGAACGGCTCGCTGAACCGAGCGCTGCGTCTGCGTCCACTCGCCGAGACGTGGCGGACGACGAGGGGCGGCAGCGACTTCGTGACAAAGGCCGACGTCCTGCCGTACCTCACCACCCCCGTCGGAGCGCAGCTCACTCTCGACTGGGGGGTCGCGTGA
- the groL gene encoding chaperonin GroEL (60 kDa chaperone family; promotes refolding of misfolded polypeptides especially under stressful conditions; forms two stacked rings of heptamers to form a barrel-shaped 14mer; ends can be capped by GroES; misfolded proteins enter the barrel where they are refolded when GroES binds): MAKILKFDEDARRALERGVNQLADAVKVTIGPKGRNVVIDKKFGAPTITNDGVTIAREVETEDPYENLGAQLVKEVATKTNDVAGDGTTTATVLAQALVREGLRNVAAGASPSGLKRGIDAAVAAVAEDLKASARPIDSKEDIAAVAALSAQDKKVGELIAEAMDKVGKDGVITVEESQTFGLDLEFTEGMAFDKGYLSHYMVTDQERMEAVLDDPYILIHQGKISSIQDLLPLLEKIMQAGSSRPLLIIAEDVDGEALSTLVVNKIRGTFNSVAVKAPGFGDRRKAMLGDMATLTGGQVISEEVGLKLDQVGLDVLGSARRVTVTKDDTTIVDGAGQSADIEARVAQIRAEIENTDSDWDREKLQERLAKLAGGVCVIRVGAATEVELKEKKHRLEDAISATRAAVEEGIVPGGGASLVHSAKVLEGDLGRTGDEATGVAIVRRAAVEPLRWIAENAGLEGYVITSKVADLDKGQGYNAATGVYGDLVKDGVIDPVKVTRSALQNAASIASLLLTTETLVVEKKEEEPEQAAGHGHGHSH, from the coding sequence ATGGCGAAGATCCTGAAGTTCGACGAGGACGCCCGGCGCGCCCTCGAGCGCGGCGTGAACCAGCTCGCCGACGCCGTCAAGGTGACCATCGGCCCCAAGGGCCGCAATGTCGTCATCGACAAGAAGTTCGGCGCCCCGACCATCACGAACGACGGCGTCACCATCGCCCGTGAGGTCGAGACCGAAGACCCGTACGAGAACCTCGGCGCGCAGCTCGTCAAGGAGGTCGCGACCAAGACCAACGACGTCGCGGGTGACGGCACCACCACCGCGACCGTCCTGGCGCAGGCGCTGGTGCGCGAGGGTCTGCGGAACGTCGCCGCCGGCGCGTCCCCCTCCGGCCTCAAGCGCGGCATCGACGCCGCCGTCGCCGCGGTCGCCGAGGACCTGAAGGCCAGCGCCCGCCCGATCGACTCCAAGGAGGACATCGCCGCGGTCGCCGCCCTGTCCGCCCAGGACAAGAAGGTCGGCGAGCTGATCGCCGAGGCGATGGACAAGGTCGGCAAGGACGGTGTCATCACCGTCGAGGAGTCCCAGACCTTCGGGCTCGACCTGGAATTCACCGAGGGCATGGCGTTCGACAAGGGCTACCTGTCGCACTACATGGTCACCGACCAGGAGCGCATGGAGGCCGTCCTCGACGACCCCTACATCCTGATCCACCAGGGCAAGATCTCCTCCATCCAGGACCTCCTGCCGCTGCTGGAGAAGATCATGCAGGCCGGTTCCTCCCGGCCGCTGCTGATCATCGCCGAGGACGTGGACGGCGAGGCGCTGTCCACCCTGGTCGTCAACAAGATCCGCGGCACGTTCAACTCGGTCGCCGTCAAGGCCCCGGGCTTCGGCGACCGCCGCAAGGCGATGCTGGGCGACATGGCCACCCTCACCGGCGGCCAGGTCATCTCCGAGGAGGTCGGCCTCAAGCTCGACCAGGTCGGGCTCGACGTCCTCGGCAGCGCGCGCCGCGTCACCGTGACGAAGGACGACACCACCATCGTCGACGGCGCCGGCCAGTCCGCCGACATCGAGGCCCGGGTCGCCCAGATCCGCGCCGAGATCGAGAACACCGACTCCGACTGGGACCGCGAGAAGCTCCAGGAGCGCCTCGCGAAGCTCGCCGGCGGCGTGTGCGTCATCCGTGTCGGCGCCGCCACCGAGGTGGAGCTGAAGGAGAAGAAGCACCGTCTGGAGGACGCCATCTCGGCCACCCGCGCGGCGGTCGAGGAGGGCATCGTCCCCGGCGGCGGCGCCTCCCTCGTGCACTCGGCGAAGGTCCTGGAGGGCGACCTCGGCCGCACCGGCGACGAGGCGACCGGTGTCGCGATCGTCCGCCGCGCCGCCGTCGAGCCGCTGCGCTGGATCGCGGAGAACGCCGGCCTTGAGGGCTACGTCATCACCTCCAAGGTCGCCGACCTGGACAAGGGGCAGGGCTACAACGCCGCCACCGGTGTCTACGGCGACCTGGTCAAGGACGGCGTCATCGACCCGGTGAAGGTCACCCGCTCCGCCCTGCAGAACGCGGCCTCCATCGCCTCCCTCCTCCTCACCACCGAGACCCTCGTGGTGGAGAAGAAGGAAGAGGAGCCGGAGCAGGCCGCCGGCCACGGCCACGGCCACTCGCACTGA
- a CDS encoding DUF4276 family protein codes for MTAHVLFIGEGSSDNGLVPHIESIAARKGLHVSITVPDFGLLRLPIGHSVRDKLRAARDLNGTYDLVVVQRDADRGPARHRRVEIEEAVRAEWPGLRHVAVVPVRMLEAWLLLDEACLRQVAENPRGRVTLDLPQGTAAERVTDPKQLLKDSLARASEYKGRRLAQFQKRFPQHRLRMLELLDPEGPVACLPSWRDFVSDLDEAFEHLRG; via the coding sequence GTGACCGCTCATGTCCTGTTCATCGGCGAGGGCAGCAGTGACAACGGCCTCGTGCCGCACATCGAATCCATTGCCGCGCGCAAGGGTCTCCATGTCTCGATCACTGTCCCCGACTTCGGCCTGCTGCGGCTGCCGATCGGCCATTCCGTCCGGGACAAACTGCGAGCGGCCCGTGATTTGAACGGCACGTATGACTTGGTGGTGGTGCAACGGGATGCCGACCGGGGTCCCGCCCGACACCGCCGGGTCGAGATCGAAGAAGCAGTGCGCGCGGAGTGGCCCGGCCTCCGGCACGTGGCCGTGGTACCTGTCCGCATGCTCGAAGCCTGGCTGCTTCTCGATGAGGCATGTCTGCGCCAGGTCGCCGAGAATCCACGCGGTCGTGTCACCCTCGATCTCCCCCAAGGCACTGCGGCGGAAAGGGTCACTGACCCCAAGCAACTGCTCAAGGACTCGCTCGCACGGGCAAGCGAGTACAAAGGGCGTCGCCTTGCCCAGTTCCAGAAGCGATTCCCGCAGCACCGGCTGCGCATGCTCGAACTGCTGGATCCCGAAGGGCCGGTGGCCTGTCTTCCGTCGTGGCGGGATTTCGTCAGTGACCTCGACGAGGCGTTCGAGCACCTGCGCGGATGA
- a CDS encoding response regulator transcription factor codes for MTSVLVCDDSPLAREALRRAVATVPGVERVTTAANGEEVLRRWGADRSDLILMDVRMPGLGGVETVRRLLSADPGARIIMLTVAEDLDGVALAVAAGARGYLHKDASRAELRATVTQALADPTWRLAPRRLRSSDMGAAPTLTAREIQVLEGMSHGRSNAEIGRELFLSEDTVKTHARRLFKKLGASDRAHAVALGFRWGLVR; via the coding sequence ATGACTTCCGTCCTCGTCTGCGACGACTCCCCCCTGGCCCGGGAGGCGCTGCGCCGCGCGGTCGCGACCGTGCCCGGCGTCGAGCGGGTCACGACGGCGGCCAACGGCGAGGAAGTGCTCCGCCGCTGGGGTGCCGACCGTTCCGACCTGATCCTCATGGACGTCCGTATGCCCGGCCTCGGCGGTGTTGAGACCGTCCGCCGGCTGCTGTCCGCCGATCCGGGGGCGCGCATCATCATGCTCACCGTCGCGGAGGACCTCGACGGCGTGGCGCTCGCCGTCGCGGCGGGCGCGCGCGGCTACCTCCACAAGGACGCCTCCCGCGCCGAGCTGCGCGCCACGGTCACCCAGGCCCTGGCCGACCCGACCTGGCGGCTCGCCCCGCGCCGTCTGCGCTCCTCGGACATGGGGGCCGCCCCGACGCTCACCGCGCGCGAGATCCAGGTGCTCGAGGGCATGAGCCACGGCCGGTCCAACGCGGAGATCGGCCGGGAGCTCTTCCTGTCCGAGGACACGGTCAAGACGCACGCGCGCCGGCTGTTCAAGAAGCTCGGCGCCTCCGACCGCGCACACGCGGTGGCCCTGGGCTTCCGCTGGGGTCTGGTCCGCTGA
- a CDS encoding polysaccharide deacetylase family protein produces METGGESRGPAGPPARPGPRRIRRCLALGGAAILALTCAGPGLPAHLLGLRQTDAGPDHRLSATVDGAPKASAATSVPLLTVPGRASERAARVTEGYARALEREHARRVTAARAWGLRAVPLRAPEPPEEKPELTTEPGHITGPGLPPVIVGVPTDEKIVFLTIDDGAEKDPALLRMLDDLGIPYTGFLADEVAREDYGYFRDALADGHTGQNHSLNHREMTRLSYAEQLAEICGQQAVLERELGQRPTLFRPPYGAYDANTLRAAAECGAEVVPLWAEEAFPDRMEYGRPDGRLHPGDIILTHFRGEGEWDGSMTDLLRRVLDTVTEQGFAIARLEDYV; encoded by the coding sequence ATGGAAACCGGTGGGGAGAGCAGGGGGCCGGCCGGGCCGCCCGCACGCCCGGGCCCACGACGGATCCGCCGCTGCCTCGCCCTCGGCGGCGCGGCGATACTCGCGCTCACCTGCGCGGGACCCGGCCTCCCCGCCCACCTGCTCGGCCTCCGGCAGACGGACGCCGGCCCGGACCACCGCCTGTCCGCCACCGTCGACGGCGCACCCAAGGCGTCCGCCGCCACGTCCGTGCCGCTGCTCACCGTCCCGGGGCGGGCGAGCGAGCGGGCCGCCCGCGTGACCGAGGGGTACGCGCGGGCGCTGGAGCGCGAGCACGCCCGGCGGGTCACCGCCGCCCGCGCCTGGGGGCTGCGCGCCGTCCCCCTGCGCGCCCCGGAGCCGCCGGAGGAGAAGCCGGAACTCACCACCGAGCCCGGGCACATCACCGGCCCCGGTCTGCCCCCGGTCATCGTCGGCGTTCCCACCGACGAGAAGATCGTCTTCCTCACCATCGACGACGGCGCCGAGAAGGACCCCGCGCTGCTGCGCATGCTCGACGACCTCGGCATCCCCTACACCGGCTTCCTCGCCGACGAGGTCGCCCGCGAGGACTACGGCTATTTCCGCGACGCCCTCGCCGACGGCCACACCGGCCAGAACCACTCGCTCAACCACCGCGAGATGACCCGCCTCAGCTACGCCGAGCAGCTCGCCGAGATCTGCGGCCAGCAGGCCGTGCTCGAACGCGAACTCGGGCAGCGCCCCACCCTCTTCCGGCCGCCGTACGGCGCCTACGACGCGAACACCCTCCGCGCCGCCGCCGAGTGCGGCGCCGAGGTCGTCCCGCTGTGGGCGGAGGAGGCGTTCCCCGACCGGATGGAGTACGGCCGCCCCGACGGCAGGCTGCACCCGGGCGACATCATCCTCACCCACTTCAGGGGCGAGGGGGAGTGGGACGGCAGCATGACCGACCTGCTCCGGCGCGTCCTCGACACCGTCACCGAACAGGGGTTCGCCATCGCCCGTTTGGAAGACTACGTGTGA
- the tsaD gene encoding tRNA (adenosine(37)-N6)-threonylcarbamoyltransferase complex transferase subunit TsaD, whose amino-acid sequence MADEPLVLGIETSCDETGVGIVRGTTLLADAVASSVDDHARYGGVVPEIASRAHLEAMVPTIERALADAKVAASDLDAIAVTAGPGLAGALLVGVTAAKAYAYALGKPLYGVNHLASHICVDQLEHGPLPQPTMALLVSGGHSSLLLAPDITHDVRPLGATIDDAAGEAFDKVARVLGLGFPGGPVIDRLAREGDPRAIAFPRGLTGPRDAPFDFSFSGLKTAVARWVETRRAAGEPVPVADVAASFQEAVTDVLTRKAIKACRAEGVDHLMIGGGVAANSRLRAMAEERCADAGIVLRVPRPGLCTDNGAMVAALGAEMVARGRTPSALDLPADSSLPVTEPHVPAGSGH is encoded by the coding sequence ATGGCTGACGAACCCCTGGTCCTCGGCATCGAGACCTCCTGCGACGAGACCGGCGTCGGCATCGTGCGGGGCACGACCCTGCTGGCCGACGCGGTCGCCTCCAGCGTGGACGACCACGCCCGCTACGGCGGCGTCGTCCCGGAGATCGCGAGCCGCGCCCACCTGGAGGCCATGGTCCCCACGATCGAGCGGGCCCTGGCCGACGCGAAGGTCGCCGCGAGCGACCTGGACGCGATCGCCGTCACCGCGGGACCCGGGCTCGCCGGCGCCCTGCTGGTCGGCGTCACGGCGGCCAAGGCGTACGCGTACGCCCTCGGCAAGCCCCTGTACGGCGTGAACCACCTGGCGTCGCACATCTGCGTCGACCAGCTCGAACACGGCCCGCTGCCGCAGCCCACGATGGCGCTCCTCGTCTCCGGGGGGCACTCGTCGCTGCTCCTCGCCCCCGACATCACGCACGACGTGCGGCCGCTCGGCGCGACGATCGACGACGCGGCGGGCGAGGCGTTCGACAAGGTGGCGCGGGTGCTGGGGCTCGGCTTCCCCGGCGGCCCGGTGATCGACCGGCTGGCGCGGGAGGGCGATCCGCGCGCCATCGCGTTCCCGCGCGGGCTGACGGGGCCGCGGGACGCGCCGTTCGACTTCTCGTTCTCCGGGCTGAAGACGGCCGTGGCGCGCTGGGTGGAGACGCGGCGTGCTGCGGGCGAGCCGGTGCCGGTCGCCGACGTGGCGGCGTCGTTCCAGGAGGCGGTGACGGACGTGCTGACCCGCAAGGCGATCAAGGCGTGCCGCGCCGAGGGCGTCGACCACCTCATGATCGGCGGCGGTGTCGCGGCCAACTCGCGGCTGCGCGCCATGGCGGAGGAACGGTGCGCCGACGCCGGGATCGTCCTGCGGGTGCCGCGCCCCGGGCTGTGCACGGACAACGGCGCGATGGTCGCGGCGCTCGGCGCCGAGATGGTCGCCCGGGGGCGCACGCCCTCGGCGCTCGACCTGCCCGCCGACTCCTCCCTGCCGGTGACCGAACCGCACGTTCCGGCGGGGAGCGGCCACTGA
- a CDS encoding VOC family protein produces MTLRMTLRAIMLDCPDPPALAAFYQRATGWETHPESTAEFIGLAGEGGLFIGFQRVDGYRAPHWPDQTVPQQIHLDFEVDDLDEAEARLLTLGAAKPPHQPAPDRWRVLTDPAGHPFCLLPRR; encoded by the coding sequence ATGACTTTGCGGATGACACTGCGCGCGATCATGCTCGACTGCCCCGACCCGCCGGCGCTGGCGGCGTTCTACCAGCGGGCCACCGGTTGGGAGACCCACCCGGAGTCCACCGCCGAATTCATCGGACTCGCCGGTGAGGGCGGCCTGTTCATCGGCTTCCAGCGGGTCGACGGCTACCGCGCTCCGCACTGGCCCGACCAGACCGTGCCCCAGCAGATCCACCTCGACTTCGAGGTCGACGACCTGGACGAGGCGGAGGCACGGCTGCTGACCCTGGGGGCGGCCAAACCGCCCCACCAGCCCGCCCCGGACCGTTGGCGGGTCCTGACAGACCCAGCGGGCCACCCGTTCTGCCTGCTGCCCCGGCGTTAG
- a CDS encoding methyltransferase domain-containing protein — protein sequence MTRVAAPNDPADPAAAFRALLTGTGQDLLAVLRDLPPDGELAAVTRLRRTHPPALVTAAVAQARLRQRAAAKFGADAARMYFTPGGVEQATRAPVAAWRAGRFAALGVRHLADLGCGIGGDAIALARAGISVLAVDRDPLTCAVAEANAEALGLGDRIEVRHADVTDIGTAARLAGFDALFADPARRGGRGRIFDPEAYLPPLSWAVAAARHVPYAALKTAPGIPHEAVPDGAVAEWVSHRGEVKEAVLWFGTGAGAPPRSATLLPGGAVLTGTGERRAPAGPPGRWLHEPDGAVIRAHLVAEAAERLGGRLLDPTIAYITTDGPPPPADPFTTAYALDDVLPFNVKRLRAHLRDRGVGTVTVKKRGAALMPEELIRRLKLPPGPASATVFLTRVAGTAAMLVGHPAPATDGDSHPTG from the coding sequence ATGACCCGTGTGGCTGCACCGAACGACCCCGCCGACCCCGCCGCCGCGTTCCGCGCGCTGCTGACCGGAACGGGCCAGGACCTCCTGGCCGTCCTGCGCGACCTCCCGCCGGACGGGGAGCTCGCCGCGGTCACCCGGCTGCGCCGCACCCACCCGCCGGCCCTCGTCACGGCCGCGGTCGCGCAGGCCCGGCTGCGGCAGCGGGCGGCGGCCAAGTTCGGCGCCGACGCGGCACGCATGTACTTCACGCCCGGCGGCGTGGAGCAGGCGACGCGCGCCCCCGTCGCCGCCTGGCGCGCCGGCCGGTTCGCGGCCCTCGGCGTACGGCACCTGGCGGACCTCGGCTGCGGCATCGGCGGTGACGCCATCGCGCTGGCCCGCGCCGGGATCTCCGTCCTCGCCGTCGACCGCGACCCCCTGACCTGTGCCGTGGCCGAGGCGAACGCCGAGGCCCTCGGGCTCGGCGACCGCATCGAGGTGCGGCACGCCGACGTCACGGACATCGGGACGGCTGCGCGTCTCGCCGGGTTCGACGCGCTGTTCGCCGACCCGGCGCGGCGCGGCGGGCGCGGCCGGATCTTCGACCCCGAGGCGTACCTGCCGCCGCTGTCCTGGGCCGTCGCCGCGGCCCGCCACGTACCGTACGCCGCCCTGAAGACCGCCCCCGGCATCCCGCACGAGGCGGTGCCGGACGGCGCGGTCGCCGAGTGGGTGTCGCACCGGGGCGAGGTGAAGGAGGCCGTCCTGTGGTTCGGCACGGGCGCCGGCGCGCCACCGCGTTCCGCGACGCTGCTGCCGGGCGGCGCCGTCCTCACCGGCACCGGAGAGCGTCGGGCGCCCGCCGGGCCGCCGGGCCGCTGGCTGCACGAGCCGGACGGCGCCGTGATCCGCGCCCACCTCGTCGCGGAGGCGGCCGAGCGTCTCGGCGGCCGGCTGCTCGACCCGACGATCGCCTACATCACGACGGACGGCCCCCCGCCGCCCGCCGACCCGTTCACCACGGCCTACGCGCTGGACGACGTGCTGCCGTTCAACGTGAAACGGCTGCGCGCCCACCTGCGCGACCGCGGCGTCGGCACCGTGACGGTGAAGAAGCGCGGCGCGGCCCTCATGCCGGAGGAACTGATCCGCCGGCTGAAACTGCCGCCGGGACCGGCCTCGGCCACCGTGTTCCTGACACGGGTCGCGGGCACGGCGGCGATGCTGGTCGGCCACCCCGCACCGGCCACCGACGGAGACAGCCACCCCACCGGCTGA
- the rimI gene encoding ribosomal protein S18-alanine N-acetyltransferase, whose amino-acid sequence MSGDVVLREMRWWDIGAVLGLEAELFPDDAWSAAMFWNELAAARGTAPTRRYLVAERPDGRLAGYGGLGVAGDTGDVLTIGVTGAHEGTGLGSRLLAALLSAAGGFGCREVLLEVRRDNARAQALYTRFGFRTIGVRRGYYQPGNIDAFVMRRDLAHDRNEETTPRHG is encoded by the coding sequence ATGAGCGGCGATGTCGTGCTGCGGGAGATGCGCTGGTGGGACATCGGGGCCGTGCTCGGCCTGGAGGCCGAGCTGTTCCCCGACGACGCCTGGTCGGCCGCCATGTTCTGGAACGAACTGGCCGCCGCGCGGGGCACCGCCCCGACCCGCCGCTACCTCGTCGCCGAGCGCCCCGACGGCCGTCTCGCCGGCTACGGCGGCCTCGGCGTCGCCGGGGACACGGGCGACGTCCTCACCATCGGCGTCACGGGCGCCCACGAGGGGACGGGCCTTGGCTCCCGCCTGCTGGCCGCGCTGCTGTCGGCGGCGGGCGGCTTCGGCTGCCGCGAGGTCCTCCTGGAGGTCCGCCGCGACAACGCCCGCGCCCAGGCCCTGTACACCCGCTTCGGTTTCCGCACGATCGGCGTGCGCCGGGGCTACTACCAGCCGGGCAACATCGACGCCTTCGTCATGCGCCGCGACCTGGCCCACGACCGGAACGAGGAGACGACCCCACGGCATGGCTGA
- the groES gene encoding co-chaperone GroES yields MVTTASKVAIKPLEDRIVVQPLDAEQTTASGLVIPDTAKEKPQEGTVLAVGPGRFEDGNRLPLDVKVGDVVLYSKYGGTEVKYNNEEYLVLSARDVLAIIEK; encoded by the coding sequence ATCGTGACGACCGCCAGCAAGGTTGCCATCAAGCCGCTCGAGGACCGCATCGTGGTCCAGCCGCTCGACGCCGAGCAGACCACGGCCTCGGGCCTGGTCATCCCGGACACCGCCAAGGAGAAGCCCCAGGAGGGCACCGTCCTTGCCGTCGGCCCCGGCCGCTTCGAGGACGGCAACCGCCTGCCGCTCGACGTGAAGGTCGGCGACGTGGTGCTGTACAGCAAGTACGGCGGCACCGAGGTCAAGTACAACAACGAGGAGTACCTCGTCCTCTCCGCTCGCGACGTGCTCGCGATCATCGAGAAGTAG
- a CDS encoding WhiB family transcriptional regulator — translation MADFSRLPGPNADLWDWQLLAACRGVDSSLFFHPEGERGAARTSREEAAKEVCMRCPVRSECAAHALSVREPYGVWGGLTEDEREELLGRARRDLVRSPARTAAREEAYADAGGGPYGDGDGTV, via the coding sequence ATGGCAGATTTCTCCCGCCTTCCCGGCCCGAACGCCGACCTGTGGGACTGGCAGCTCCTCGCTGCCTGCCGGGGCGTGGACAGCTCGCTGTTCTTCCATCCCGAGGGGGAGCGCGGCGCCGCGCGCACGTCCCGGGAGGAGGCGGCGAAGGAGGTCTGCATGCGCTGCCCCGTCCGGTCCGAGTGCGCCGCGCACGCCCTGTCCGTCCGCGAGCCGTACGGCGTGTGGGGCGGGCTGACCGAGGACGAGCGCGAGGAGCTGCTCGGCCGCGCGCGCCGTGATCTCGTGCGCTCCCCCGCGCGCACGGCGGCCCGCGAGGAGGCGTACGCCGACGCGGGCGGCGGCCCGTACGGGGACGGCGACGGGACCGTCTGA